Proteins encoded by one window of Mus musculus strain C57BL/6J chromosome 10, GRCm38.p6 C57BL/6J:
- the Atxn7l3b gene encoding ataxin-7-like protein 3B: MEEISLANLDTNKLEAIAQEIYVDLIEDSCLGFCFEVHRAVKCGYFYLEFADTGSVKDFGIQPVEDKGACRLPLCSLPGDPGDGPQTELQRSPPEFQ, from the coding sequence ATGGAGGAGATTTCGTTGGCCAACCTGGATACTAACAAGCTGGAGGCCATCGCCCAGGAGATCTATGTAGACCTGATAGAGGATTCCTGCCTGGGCTTCTGCTTTGAGGTGCACCGGGCGGTCAAGTGTGGCTACTTCTACCTGGAGTTTGCAGACACTGGGAGCGTGAAGGATTTCGGCATCCAGCCAGTGGAGGACAAAGGCGCGTGCCGCCTCCCGCTCTGCTCCCTTCCTGGGGATCCCGGGGACGGGCCCCAGACGGAGCTGCAGCGTTCACCTCCGGAATTCCAGTAG